In Marisediminicola antarctica, one DNA window encodes the following:
- the fdxA gene encoding ferredoxin: protein MTYVIALPCVDVKDRACIEECPVDCIYEGERMLYIHPDECVDCSACEPVCPVEAIFYEDDVPEHWADYYKANVEFFDNIGSPGGAAKVGAFAKDHPLISVLPPQAVA, encoded by the coding sequence GTGACGTACGTTATTGCTCTTCCCTGCGTCGACGTGAAAGACCGGGCCTGCATCGAAGAATGCCCGGTCGATTGCATCTATGAGGGCGAACGGATGCTGTACATCCACCCGGATGAGTGCGTCGACTGCAGTGCCTGTGAGCCCGTGTGCCCGGTCGAAGCCATCTTCTATGAAGATGATGTGCCGGAGCACTGGGCCGACTACTACAAGGCCAACGTCGAGTTCTTCGACAACATTGGCTCCCCGGGCGGGGCCGCCAAGGTGGGCGCATTTGCCAAGGATCACCCCTTGATTTCTGTACTGCCGCCGCAGGCTGTTGCCTGA
- a CDS encoding cupin domain-containing protein gives MMKSSLTALVRHELDHARQLSSGRSAKTVFGGNERTLRQTVIALRAGAKLHEHENPGDATFFVLHGRVVLISGENSWSGSPGDLLIVPEGRHALEAVEDAAVLFTVAKSRR, from the coding sequence ATGATGAAGTCGTCGTTGACTGCTCTTGTGCGTCACGAGTTGGATCATGCCCGGCAGCTCAGCAGTGGTCGTAGCGCGAAGACCGTCTTCGGAGGCAATGAACGCACGCTCCGCCAGACTGTGATCGCCTTGCGTGCCGGCGCGAAGCTGCATGAGCATGAGAATCCCGGTGACGCGACCTTTTTCGTGCTGCACGGACGCGTCGTCCTCATCTCGGGTGAGAACTCCTGGAGTGGCTCACCGGGCGATCTGCTGATCGTACCGGAGGGTCGACATGCACTCGAAGCGGTGGAAGACGCGGCGGTGCTGTTCACGGTGGCAAAGTCTCGGAGATGA
- a CDS encoding DUF6998 domain-containing protein translates to MLTVGEVLHVYTGLLAELRHRGLIRTNNAPIGDLAEYACAAYYKGELAPNSEKSYDLIAADGRRVQVKVRNGRIDTRPSAGFSSIRSMDFDVCVFILANANANTNSIESAYEWTADDVRTRGRPCSNSLDR, encoded by the coding sequence ATGCTGACCGTCGGTGAGGTTCTCCACGTGTATACGGGTCTGCTCGCTGAGCTTCGGCACCGCGGTCTCATCCGAACGAACAATGCGCCCATTGGCGATCTGGCGGAGTACGCGTGCGCCGCCTACTACAAAGGAGAATTGGCGCCGAACTCGGAGAAGTCGTACGACCTGATTGCAGCGGACGGCAGACGAGTGCAAGTCAAGGTTCGAAACGGTCGAATAGACACCAGGCCTTCGGCTGGATTCTCATCGATCCGGTCAATGGACTTTGATGTCTGCGTCTTCATCCTCGCCAACGCCAACGCCAACACGAACTCGATCGAGTCAGCGTATGAGTGGACCGCTGACGACGTCCGGACCCGTGGCAGGCCATGCTCGAACTCGCTCGATAGGTGA
- a CDS encoding DUF6603 domain-containing protein: MSLWDTLSGAGGGADRLQPLLEQMTDTVATSTETDEFGTWDVATVQQNLTSMPGLDLATGNLSGGNSLLQLRDPNVTVAVGMLRAPASGWRVIITSPLAAIKVPGLVGAMLDIQGQLIPDPAFPEVAFVVPQLSVGVMQLAGQSVAVKLLSSATSSGGGSENVYEFVRMEPPYALIGPGSTVGFAYRTAVLDLSGTAAAPTVLPPEARVQPAAWQGLFLPEVRLFVSPSGLEGVAVSAGVRNLWIGVGEHQGVTGIFEAEVVNRGGAPRIHASFRGVNGRYIPDPGTGTALLPANSEILVDTEGGIAPVEISITVGTMAPVVDDRSPVTTPATGTITITVTADDAGPAPATVRTITVARDTTPATVGSAPVGSTTAVRPTQRGTHVIVKDSETATHVTVRLEPRRSVAWNWSGGTHTGDTLTVPVPGGAPVSVTATIPAGVAQTAGCWFHFDRPTAGELPPSPVPAPVPPLSAEQQSRENARLAWADSNPDMRDRPASGQATSAPGGSTFETAMAGRLGQVGAGQLITVDGYASHEDPGSTAQDSHNLALSRRRMEAAIRALRGAGFTNVQAGTVHGSAFANSSATIPGLMDGVTPRPARGSSHWWLAVARWQPVPAAEEVCRADITRTVLPPSPRTDPRPPQSRRPDCFRKIGVRVEIVRDTLVRAEIYGEFDIETAAEASLARRGEAPLRSGARNASDGICLFLVRLRLSEDRAAWDVTAEFRAADQDLDGLAVMTEGEANPDTLNILGALAVMAPLTASAVELSPAAGAIVALGSVALGASDVLHTHSLMLRGGELVVSSGVLGPDGITAASDRGVQISILLDLEIGFSFDIGLVRVDPARPIKARYKAIGVRSEWGTGTTPGGLEYLPLPVFDPSRGYSLDVPAGALTATPPLDEILRILGFRVSRDNPTYLEVEVGLGVDLGIVRVDAVRVRVRLDGPPLDLQLTKLRASIEIPGTLHGSGSLEFTEFGFKGAFDLTVTPVNIRVAAVLAVERDPARGVTGVLVGGRVEFPVPILLGNSGLGIYGFMGGIGVNYRRDESPFAGSLTPALDWVMAQYPRTGQVMAPEGWSLEPGAFAFAAGIAVGTVDGGFTVHLDGIVVIELPGPRLLLIMKADVLSLPPAFGSDQTATFLAVLDIDFGRGSILIGIVAAYEIESILSVRVPVTASFETANPENWFVDLGRFPESERVTVAVLDVIRGSGYLMVHGNGITLATDPVLSVPSGFAVAVGFHLQAVLMGSKSVGLYLEVAAGFDAILGLDPFYLAGIIYVRGELRLWIVGISASATLEVQVGARENPDGTITQEPYVHGEVCGSVDFFFFSVKGCVSLTIGAPPTATPTPRELVAGVSLIARTPAKVEGTGAAEVIDGKLGDAARQGTTEAVPVVPIDAIPIISFRTAPQMDGGPGGTEVEVLGEVPVNLPPAGPNFWARIGDRWWRYRVTAISLNGGIGPGAAPSTWLKPLATTGGHAGPSLALLDWLPTATPTAVPYGENLVETVRHQWGNVCSQGAPPAQLLWTFNDSPDGSSDDGWHLTGLMWPDPPGTVRGEPADTRVRVIELWRISARVDLAQGTAPAVVIGDQVACFDPHGDPLDPRDPFGRWDALLPSTFSAGVFFTGVSLANATAYLRDGGSLHDLAATAQKSGWEAEPPQTADGRSEHAPIGRARVPKRAGCRGAVLRSPHRDLDQPSPWGTEEDRILVKRAWEDSGFHPHELADAVAFVRDGDTFTAFAVLLLLDEQGLNAGVVIRCEASDGTVLDERPVDGSDMLGGAHHLPDEWVDPDEPWADPVWRAGVIAGRLRQSGANLLPAFVAFKRVPDDTTRIVIGRRRDGQLERLTDPFVIVAATGGFASETERFEWDELAIDRDRTALSNALSKGADDVALLHPDQDYTLEVAWEATSKEGDVQPAPHDDGDGWTPVATPQTFAFHTQTTAPIDLDPWITSTTPSMDETGVFTREKVRIVFATQRVTGLFDAYGRELRVTVRAASGDHPSPPGGGSPAHGVTLPVEPDGALATLESAAGVLKPWHTAVLEVIGEDGLACVNVDGDATDVYTTMLEYDFEPLTDYLVDVHSVVKGTGADPILVHRVGFTTSRFRDTGDLAALTSGASIEHCAVADVSAFAALTDEPSGAAVDGAMQQVGLGVDAVPDWPRTRVLWSASAVPQPLAVIIEASEPLWRTRTVPTWVPAPPDAPDPSHGYWAGRAGEWLQLRADTTPPTAGDLPRATVQRIIRGPGGTRAIAILGPGARGCEARFTLVHREVMPSSTTETPTVAIRADLQAAPWEVED, from the coding sequence ATGAGCCTCTGGGACACACTCTCGGGCGCTGGCGGCGGCGCGGACCGGCTGCAGCCTCTACTCGAGCAGATGACCGACACGGTCGCGACATCCACCGAGACTGACGAGTTCGGCACTTGGGACGTCGCGACCGTGCAGCAGAATCTCACCAGCATGCCGGGGCTGGACCTCGCCACCGGCAACCTGAGCGGCGGCAACTCGCTGTTGCAGCTGCGGGACCCGAACGTAACGGTTGCCGTGGGCATGCTGCGGGCACCCGCGTCGGGCTGGCGGGTCATAATCACGTCACCCCTCGCGGCGATCAAAGTGCCGGGGTTGGTCGGGGCGATGCTCGATATTCAGGGCCAGTTGATCCCCGATCCGGCGTTTCCCGAGGTCGCGTTCGTCGTTCCTCAGTTGAGCGTGGGTGTTATGCAACTGGCCGGCCAATCGGTCGCAGTGAAGCTGCTGTCATCGGCGACGAGCTCGGGCGGTGGCTCGGAGAACGTCTATGAGTTCGTGCGGATGGAGCCGCCATACGCCCTCATCGGACCAGGTTCCACCGTCGGTTTTGCGTACCGCACCGCAGTGCTCGACCTCTCTGGCACGGCCGCCGCCCCGACGGTGCTTCCCCCGGAGGCCCGGGTGCAGCCCGCCGCGTGGCAAGGCCTGTTCCTACCCGAAGTGCGACTGTTCGTCTCGCCCTCGGGGCTCGAGGGCGTCGCAGTGAGCGCAGGCGTGCGAAACCTGTGGATCGGCGTGGGCGAGCACCAGGGCGTCACCGGAATCTTCGAGGCCGAGGTGGTGAACCGCGGTGGAGCACCGCGCATCCACGCGAGCTTCCGCGGCGTGAACGGGCGCTACATCCCTGATCCAGGCACTGGCACGGCGCTGCTGCCCGCGAACTCCGAGATTCTCGTGGATACGGAGGGCGGCATCGCTCCCGTCGAGATCTCGATCACCGTCGGCACGATGGCGCCAGTCGTCGATGACCGCAGCCCCGTCACGACGCCTGCTACGGGGACCATCACGATCACGGTGACCGCCGACGACGCCGGCCCGGCACCGGCTACGGTGCGCACCATCACGGTCGCCCGCGACACGACACCCGCGACAGTCGGATCCGCGCCGGTCGGATCGACAACCGCGGTGCGCCCCACACAGCGAGGCACTCACGTGATCGTGAAAGACAGCGAGACCGCGACCCACGTCACCGTGCGCCTCGAGCCCCGCCGCAGCGTGGCATGGAACTGGAGCGGCGGCACCCACACCGGCGACACCCTCACTGTGCCGGTCCCGGGCGGGGCACCGGTGTCGGTCACGGCGACCATCCCCGCCGGGGTCGCGCAGACGGCGGGATGCTGGTTCCACTTCGATCGGCCCACCGCCGGTGAGCTTCCCCCGTCACCGGTTCCCGCCCCCGTTCCGCCGCTTTCAGCCGAACAGCAATCGCGCGAGAACGCGCGGCTGGCGTGGGCTGACAGCAACCCGGACATGCGGGACCGGCCGGCCTCCGGGCAGGCGACAAGCGCACCCGGCGGATCCACGTTCGAGACCGCAATGGCCGGTCGCCTCGGGCAGGTTGGAGCGGGTCAGCTCATCACGGTCGACGGCTACGCGTCGCACGAAGACCCGGGGTCCACCGCGCAGGACAGCCACAACCTCGCCCTCTCGCGCCGGCGGATGGAGGCGGCCATCCGGGCACTACGCGGCGCCGGGTTCACGAATGTGCAGGCTGGCACCGTTCACGGCTCGGCGTTCGCAAACTCGTCGGCGACGATCCCCGGACTCATGGACGGCGTCACCCCGCGGCCGGCACGCGGATCGTCGCACTGGTGGCTCGCCGTTGCGCGGTGGCAGCCGGTTCCCGCGGCTGAGGAGGTGTGCCGGGCCGACATCACCCGCACCGTCTTGCCACCCTCCCCGCGCACCGACCCACGACCGCCCCAGTCGCGTCGACCAGACTGCTTCCGTAAGATCGGCGTGCGCGTCGAGATCGTGCGCGACACCCTCGTCCGCGCCGAAATCTATGGCGAGTTCGACATCGAGACGGCCGCCGAGGCATCTCTCGCCCGCCGTGGCGAAGCGCCCCTGCGCTCGGGTGCACGCAACGCCTCCGACGGGATCTGCCTCTTTCTGGTGCGCCTCCGCTTGAGCGAGGACCGCGCCGCATGGGACGTCACCGCGGAGTTCCGCGCCGCCGACCAGGACCTCGACGGCCTCGCAGTCATGACCGAAGGTGAGGCGAACCCTGACACGCTCAACATCCTTGGCGCGCTGGCGGTGATGGCCCCCCTAACCGCGAGCGCCGTCGAGCTCTCGCCCGCGGCCGGGGCGATTGTCGCGCTCGGAAGTGTTGCGCTGGGCGCAAGCGACGTGCTGCATACCCACTCCCTCATGCTTCGCGGAGGAGAGCTCGTGGTCTCGAGCGGCGTGCTCGGGCCCGACGGGATAACGGCCGCATCCGACAGGGGCGTCCAGATCAGCATCCTGCTCGACCTCGAGATCGGTTTCAGCTTCGATATCGGTCTTGTGCGGGTCGACCCCGCCAGGCCGATAAAGGCCCGCTACAAGGCCATCGGTGTGCGCTCGGAGTGGGGAACGGGCACAACACCCGGAGGGCTGGAATACCTGCCGCTGCCGGTGTTCGACCCGAGCCGGGGCTACTCACTCGACGTGCCGGCCGGGGCGCTCACGGCCACCCCGCCCCTCGATGAGATCCTTCGCATCCTCGGCTTCCGAGTGAGCCGCGACAACCCCACCTACCTTGAAGTCGAGGTGGGGCTCGGCGTCGACCTCGGCATCGTCAGAGTCGACGCCGTGCGAGTGCGGGTTCGGTTGGACGGCCCGCCGCTCGATCTGCAGCTGACGAAACTGCGGGCGAGCATCGAGATCCCCGGCACCCTGCACGGCTCCGGGTCGCTGGAGTTCACCGAGTTTGGCTTCAAGGGCGCATTCGACCTGACAGTGACACCGGTGAACATCCGTGTAGCCGCCGTGCTGGCCGTGGAGCGCGATCCGGCGCGCGGAGTCACCGGCGTGCTCGTGGGCGGACGCGTCGAGTTCCCCGTTCCGATCCTGCTTGGCAACTCCGGTCTCGGCATCTACGGGTTCATGGGTGGCATCGGCGTGAACTATCGGCGCGACGAGTCCCCGTTCGCGGGTTCACTCACCCCGGCGCTGGACTGGGTTATGGCGCAGTATCCCCGCACCGGCCAGGTGATGGCACCCGAAGGCTGGTCGCTCGAACCCGGCGCGTTCGCGTTCGCGGCCGGCATCGCCGTGGGCACCGTCGACGGCGGATTCACCGTCCACCTCGACGGCATCGTGGTGATCGAGCTGCCCGGGCCACGGCTGCTCCTCATCATGAAGGCCGATGTGCTGAGCCTGCCTCCGGCCTTCGGCAGCGATCAGACGGCGACTTTCCTCGCCGTGCTCGACATCGACTTCGGGCGCGGCTCGATCCTCATCGGCATTGTCGCGGCCTACGAGATCGAGAGCATCCTCTCCGTGCGGGTGCCCGTCACCGCGAGCTTTGAGACGGCGAATCCCGAGAACTGGTTCGTCGATCTCGGCAGGTTCCCGGAGTCGGAACGCGTCACCGTCGCCGTGCTCGACGTGATCAGGGGCAGTGGCTACCTCATGGTGCACGGCAACGGCATCACCCTCGCGACCGACCCCGTCCTCTCGGTGCCGTCGGGCTTCGCCGTCGCCGTCGGGTTCCACCTGCAGGCCGTGCTCATGGGGAGCAAGTCCGTGGGACTCTACCTCGAGGTCGCCGCCGGCTTCGATGCAATCCTCGGGCTTGACCCGTTCTACCTCGCCGGCATCATCTACGTGCGTGGCGAGCTGCGCCTGTGGATCGTGGGAATCTCAGCCAGCGCGACCCTCGAGGTGCAGGTGGGCGCGCGGGAGAACCCCGATGGCACCATCACCCAGGAGCCCTACGTGCATGGCGAGGTGTGCGGCAGTGTCGATTTCTTCTTCTTCTCAGTCAAGGGATGCGTAAGCCTCACGATCGGCGCGCCGCCGACCGCGACACCGACCCCGCGCGAACTAGTCGCCGGCGTCTCGCTCATCGCGCGCACCCCGGCCAAGGTCGAGGGCACCGGAGCCGCGGAAGTGATCGACGGCAAGCTGGGCGACGCCGCCCGTCAGGGCACCACCGAGGCCGTTCCGGTCGTCCCCATCGACGCGATCCCGATCATCTCGTTCCGCACCGCTCCTCAGATGGACGGCGGTCCGGGCGGCACGGAGGTCGAGGTCCTCGGCGAAGTACCGGTCAACCTGCCGCCCGCAGGCCCAAACTTCTGGGCACGCATCGGCGATCGGTGGTGGCGGTACAGGGTCACCGCGATCAGCCTGAACGGCGGCATCGGCCCGGGCGCCGCCCCCAGCACATGGCTCAAGCCGCTCGCGACGACGGGTGGACATGCCGGCCCCTCGCTGGCGCTGCTGGACTGGCTGCCCACTGCAACACCGACTGCCGTGCCGTATGGCGAGAATCTCGTTGAGACGGTGCGCCATCAGTGGGGCAATGTGTGCTCGCAGGGCGCACCGCCCGCGCAGCTGCTCTGGACGTTCAACGACAGCCCCGACGGGTCCAGTGACGACGGATGGCACCTCACCGGCCTCATGTGGCCCGACCCTCCGGGCACCGTCCGCGGAGAGCCCGCCGATACCCGCGTGCGCGTGATTGAACTCTGGCGCATCAGCGCACGCGTCGACCTGGCACAGGGCACCGCGCCCGCGGTCGTCATCGGCGACCAGGTGGCGTGCTTCGATCCGCACGGCGACCCTCTCGATCCTCGCGACCCGTTCGGCCGCTGGGACGCGCTGCTCCCCTCGACCTTCAGCGCCGGCGTCTTCTTCACCGGCGTCTCGCTCGCCAACGCCACCGCATACCTCCGCGACGGCGGGTCACTGCACGACCTCGCGGCCACCGCGCAGAAGTCCGGATGGGAGGCCGAGCCACCACAGACCGCCGACGGGCGCAGCGAACACGCGCCAATCGGCCGCGCACGAGTACCGAAGCGCGCGGGATGCCGCGGCGCGGTGTTGCGCTCGCCACACCGCGATCTCGACCAGCCGTCGCCGTGGGGCACCGAGGAGGATCGGATCCTCGTGAAGCGCGCGTGGGAGGACTCGGGCTTCCACCCGCACGAGCTCGCCGATGCGGTCGCATTCGTCCGCGACGGTGACACCTTCACCGCGTTCGCGGTGCTGCTGCTGCTCGACGAGCAAGGGCTCAACGCCGGCGTGGTGATCCGGTGCGAAGCGTCAGACGGCACTGTGCTCGACGAACGCCCCGTCGACGGCTCCGACATGCTCGGCGGCGCCCATCACCTGCCCGACGAATGGGTCGACCCCGACGAACCGTGGGCCGACCCGGTGTGGCGTGCGGGCGTGATCGCGGGCAGGCTGCGTCAATCCGGCGCCAACCTCCTTCCCGCGTTCGTCGCGTTCAAGCGGGTGCCAGACGACACAACCCGGATCGTGATCGGCCGGCGGCGCGACGGCCAGCTCGAGCGCCTCACCGATCCCTTCGTCATCGTCGCCGCAACAGGCGGGTTCGCGAGCGAGACCGAACGGTTCGAATGGGACGAGCTCGCGATCGACCGTGACCGTACCGCCCTCTCGAACGCCCTGTCGAAGGGCGCCGACGATGTCGCGCTGCTACACCCCGACCAGGACTACACACTCGAGGTCGCGTGGGAGGCCACGAGCAAGGAAGGCGATGTCCAGCCGGCACCCCACGACGACGGCGACGGCTGGACCCCGGTCGCAACTCCCCAGACGTTCGCGTTCCACACCCAGACGACGGCCCCGATCGACCTCGACCCGTGGATCACGAGCACGACGCCCAGCATGGACGAGACGGGCGTCTTCACCCGCGAGAAGGTGCGGATCGTCTTCGCCACACAACGGGTCACCGGGTTGTTCGACGCCTACGGCCGCGAGCTCCGCGTCACGGTGCGCGCGGCATCCGGAGATCACCCGTCGCCTCCCGGCGGGGGCAGCCCGGCACACGGCGTCACCCTGCCCGTCGAACCAGACGGCGCCCTCGCGACCCTCGAGAGCGCCGCGGGAGTTCTGAAGCCGTGGCACACGGCCGTGCTCGAGGTGATCGGTGAAGACGGTCTCGCCTGCGTGAATGTCGACGGCGACGCGACGGATGTCTACACGACCATGCTGGAGTACGACTTCGAGCCGCTCACCGACTACCTCGTCGATGTGCACAGTGTCGTGAAGGGCACCGGCGCCGACCCCATTCTGGTGCACCGCGTGGGCTTCACTACCTCACGATTCCGCGACACCGGGGACCTTGCGGCACTCACGTCGGGTGCCTCGATCGAGCATTGCGCCGTCGCCGATGTCTCCGCATTCGCAGCGCTCACCGACGAGCCCAGCGGCGCCGCCGTGGACGGAGCGATGCAGCAGGTGGGCCTCGGCGTCGACGCTGTGCCCGACTGGCCCCGCACCCGGGTGCTGTGGAGCGCCTCGGCGGTACCGCAGCCGCTCGCCGTGATCATCGAGGCCAGCGAGCCGCTCTGGCGCACGCGGACCGTGCCGACGTGGGTTCCCGCCCCACCTGACGCGCCGGATCCGAGCCACGGCTACTGGGCCGGCCGGGCGGGCGAATGGCTCCAGCTCCGCGCGGACACCACGCCGCCTACCGCCGGCGATCTGCCGCGTGCGACTGTGCAGCGCATCATCCGTGGGCCGGGTGGCACGAGGGCGATCGCGATCCTCGGCCCGGGCGCGCGCGGATGCGAAGCGCGCTTCACCCTCGTGCATCGCGAGGTCATGCCCTCGAGCACGACCGAGACGCCGACGGTCGCCATACGGGCCGACCTGCAGGCGGCACCCTGGGAGGTGGAGGACTGA
- a CDS encoding single-stranded DNA-binding protein, producing MAFHTQPSLSGFIASDPQQSVTEHGDTRFYVRVGQAHFRREDDGGFTELEPSFPDLVAYRATAERALTRFSKGDSFVAEGYVRMFQVERDGEAIQREEFVARKIGHDLARTNHEVDRAHPAVKTSRLMRARMASSMARSGRSRRIRSIGPVERR from the coding sequence ATGGCATTTCACACCCAGCCGTCGCTGTCCGGTTTCATCGCATCGGACCCGCAGCAATCGGTCACCGAGCACGGCGACACCCGCTTCTATGTCCGGGTCGGCCAGGCGCACTTCCGCCGCGAGGATGACGGTGGATTCACCGAGCTCGAGCCGAGCTTCCCCGACCTGGTTGCCTACCGCGCAACTGCCGAGCGCGCGCTCACACGGTTTTCAAAGGGCGACAGCTTTGTCGCCGAGGGCTACGTGCGCATGTTCCAGGTCGAACGAGACGGCGAGGCCATCCAGCGCGAGGAGTTTGTCGCGAGGAAGATCGGCCACGACCTCGCGCGCACGAACCACGAGGTCGACCGCGCGCACCCGGCGGTCAAAACGTCGCGTTTGATGAGGGCCCGCATGGCGAGCTCGATGGCCCGCTCCGGGCGGAGCCGCCGCATCCGATCAATTGGACCCGTGGAGCGACGCTAA
- a CDS encoding Ltp family lipoprotein, which produces MRSADGIDQPAVPTALAATATATMSPETPVKKLTDYGKRSLFVGIGALVFAVVPGLSFIAFIPALGAIIFALMAMVRSTNYKGKALAGLIMGAVALFLSIIVSTAAVGSPTADDASSNEPIAAEEQVELSEEDAAAAEAEAAAQAEEDAAAAAEKAAEEAARGTVAQQNAKGSAESHLDYSSFSRSGLVDQLIFEGFTPDEANYGVSQTGL; this is translated from the coding sequence ATGCGGTCCGCTGACGGGATCGACCAGCCGGCAGTGCCGACCGCGCTGGCAGCCACCGCGACCGCCACTATGTCGCCGGAGACCCCGGTGAAAAAGCTGACTGACTACGGCAAGCGATCCCTCTTCGTCGGCATCGGCGCTCTCGTCTTCGCAGTGGTCCCCGGCCTCAGTTTCATCGCATTCATCCCTGCTCTCGGCGCGATCATTTTCGCGCTGATGGCAATGGTCCGCAGTACGAACTACAAGGGAAAGGCGCTCGCGGGCTTGATCATGGGCGCTGTCGCCCTGTTCCTGTCCATAATCGTGTCAACGGCAGCAGTCGGCAGCCCGACGGCCGATGACGCGTCCTCGAATGAGCCGATCGCTGCGGAGGAGCAGGTAGAGCTGTCCGAGGAGGACGCGGCTGCAGCGGAGGCTGAGGCCGCAGCCCAAGCGGAAGAGGACGCGGCGGCGGCTGCTGAGAAGGCGGCTGAGGAGGCCGCTCGCGGGACGGTCGCCCAGCAGAACGCAAAAGGGTCAGCCGAGAGCCACCTCGACTACAGCTCCTTCTCGCGCTCCGGTTTGGTCGACCAACTCATCTTCGAGGGTTTCACCCCCGACGAGGCTAACTACGGCGTCAGTCAGACGGGCCTCTAG